Proteins encoded by one window of Leptospiraceae bacterium:
- a CDS encoding HAMP domain-containing histidine kinase: protein MLPQNANSGVQLTFSSLADEKIKELQAIIDGITEPLILIDQNFDIKRVNQATLSFTNEAGYRDLTKQKCYTKLYGRENICPYCPFLSHKMEHSDFSDVFDVKSNPIPEIKREVLFKYDGKNQNLNLSFFPLIDKDGAIYSFVEKISNITKIKEKEEENLRMRNLASLGIMISGVAHELNNPLTGISLTVQNLVNNLSHFAPELILNRLDLIQKDLARAALIVSDIISFAKPERSKYTLADLVEVIYKAKETVQRLYPDLSKNVTWEINADDEYIFYFNPFKIERLFLNLFRNSLQAFDYTKGYIRVDVKKKKNSTIVTIEDNAGGIPENVLDKIFDPFYSNRKEGSGTGLGLSICHSIVKDHNGKINVKSSDDRTKFSISIPTIKSQTRK, encoded by the coding sequence ATGCTGCCTCAAAATGCAAACTCAGGCGTTCAATTGACATTCAGCTCTCTCGCTGACGAAAAAATTAAAGAGCTCCAAGCTATCATCGATGGAATTACAGAACCGTTGATTCTAATTGATCAAAATTTCGACATCAAGCGCGTGAACCAAGCCACTTTGAGTTTTACAAATGAAGCGGGTTACAGAGATTTAACCAAGCAAAAATGCTACACTAAACTGTATGGACGAGAAAATATTTGTCCTTACTGTCCATTCCTTTCTCATAAAATGGAGCACTCCGATTTTTCAGATGTATTCGATGTAAAATCAAATCCTATTCCAGAAATTAAACGAGAAGTTCTCTTTAAATACGATGGAAAAAATCAAAATCTGAATCTTTCTTTTTTTCCACTCATCGACAAAGACGGAGCCATTTATTCTTTCGTTGAAAAAATTAGTAACATCACAAAGATCAAAGAAAAGGAAGAAGAAAATCTTCGCATGAGAAATCTCGCTTCTCTAGGTATTATGATTTCTGGTGTCGCTCATGAGTTGAACAATCCATTAACGGGCATTAGCCTCACTGTGCAAAATTTAGTAAACAATCTTTCTCATTTTGCTCCGGAGCTAATACTCAATCGCCTCGACCTAATTCAAAAAGACCTTGCTCGAGCAGCTCTCATTGTATCTGACATTATCAGTTTTGCAAAGCCCGAGCGTTCTAAATATACGTTAGCCGATCTAGTAGAGGTTATTTATAAAGCAAAAGAAACAGTTCAGAGACTCTATCCTGATTTATCTAAAAATGTTACTTGGGAAATCAATGCTGATGATGAATATATTTTCTATTTCAATCCATTTAAAATCGAACGTCTCTTTTTAAACTTATTTAGAAATTCTCTTCAGGCTTTTGACTATACTAAGGGCTACATCCGAGTAGACGTTAAGAAGAAAAAAAATTCTACCATCGTCACAATTGAAGACAATGCTGGAGGTATTCCTGAAAATGTTCTCGATAAAATATTTGATCCCTTTTATTCCAATCGTAAAGAAGGCAGTGGCACTGGATTAGGACTATCCATTTGTCACTCTATTGTTAAAGATCACAACGGTAAGATCAATGTAAAATCTTCCGATGATCGAACTAAGTTTTCCATCTCAATCCCAACTATTAAATCACAGACAAGAAAATGA
- a CDS encoding response regulator: MKKILIVEDIHSIRTAIKDVLAIEYSAFDAKNYSEAVEILKSEKIDLLITDIKMPGKSGLDLIRHVREHYPETLYTLITAYNINDYIKFAKDYGVWNIIPKYSFLDLQFISVMVNKLLTGDIFGVEKYFDKDLIINDKNTVGKFETPPPKGIVFKTIKSDKEREFLSNRIGKFLIEKGAPKIINQVIEELTSNAMIRAPRDEKGKSKYQLELPARDLLISDEKIELSESDYFEIGYGTYNKTFIIVTRDKFGSLKKEEILNRLDRHINVDETTGLPPGISDSHGRGLYICREVSDSIIFNIEKGVRTEVITFLDNNENKSYKSLSIYEK; encoded by the coding sequence ATGAAAAAAATATTAATCGTAGAAGACATCCACTCCATTAGAACCGCTATCAAAGATGTATTAGCCATTGAATACTCTGCATTTGATGCTAAAAATTATTCCGAAGCCGTTGAAATTCTGAAATCTGAAAAGATAGACCTTTTGATTACTGACATCAAGATGCCAGGCAAATCCGGTCTCGATCTAATTCGTCATGTTAGAGAGCACTATCCCGAAACTCTTTATACTCTTATCACTGCCTATAACATCAACGATTATATCAAGTTTGCTAAAGATTACGGAGTATGGAATATTATCCCCAAGTATTCTTTTTTGGATTTACAATTCATCTCCGTTATGGTTAACAAGCTATTAACCGGTGATATTTTTGGCGTCGAAAAATATTTTGACAAAGATCTAATCATCAATGATAAAAATACAGTTGGTAAATTTGAAACTCCTCCACCCAAAGGAATAGTATTTAAAACAATCAAGTCAGACAAAGAACGAGAGTTTTTATCCAATCGCATAGGAAAATTCCTAATTGAAAAAGGTGCTCCCAAAATAATCAATCAAGTCATCGAGGAACTAACGTCTAACGCTATGATTCGTGCCCCCCGCGATGAAAAAGGAAAATCAAAATACCAACTAGAACTTCCAGCACGCGATCTACTGATTAGTGATGAAAAAATTGAGCTCTCCGAGAGCGACTATTTCGAAATAGGTTACGGAACTTACAATAAAACATTTATCATTGTTACCCGCGATAAATTTGGCTCACTCAAGAAAGAAGAAATTTTAAACCGACTCGATAGACATATAAACGTCGATGAAACTACAGGACTTCCTCCCGGCATAAGCGACTCTCACGGGCGCGGACTCTATATTTGCCGCGAAGTCTCTGATAGTATTATTTTTAATATCGAAAAAGGAGTCCGCACGGAAGTAATTACCTTCTTAGATAACAATGAGAATAAGTCCTATAAGTCGCTTTCGATTTATGAAAAATGA
- a CDS encoding DUF4349 domain-containing protein, with amino-acid sequence MEKEFLKTKFKKIFLYFLISFAGLFSLRLIYGYVEYSDDAVRQTPGQSFNTQNGFELIRKNYASEKKFYKTENQSLTLPAQTKSFDQKYEKVGSLASSTNEFEKEEKNTRELIKNFKALIQYEESSGLEGKRHLNLGIGVNPDKFDEMILEIKKIGRLESIQVNKTDKTNEYSDLNAQRESLEKTRTALISFKGKGGKIDELINLENKILEVEESIQKLGVKLGEFDTENEFCTIKFSLSESGQAKKSWLTIFLHRFKVALEWTIKYYLLLMVLFVFAAMGIFLFILILEKLKIFPDLLKKYLE; translated from the coding sequence ATGGAAAAGGAATTTCTAAAAACTAAATTTAAAAAAATATTTCTCTATTTTCTAATTTCATTCGCAGGCTTATTTTCTCTGCGGCTAATATATGGGTATGTAGAATATTCTGATGATGCAGTCAGGCAAACACCTGGTCAGAGTTTTAATACGCAGAATGGGTTTGAGTTAATCAGGAAGAATTATGCGAGTGAAAAGAAATTTTACAAGACAGAGAATCAAAGTTTGACATTACCCGCTCAGACGAAAAGTTTCGATCAGAAATATGAAAAAGTCGGCTCGCTGGCATCTAGCACGAATGAATTTGAAAAAGAAGAAAAGAATACGAGAGAGTTAATCAAGAATTTTAAAGCGCTAATTCAATACGAAGAAAGTTCAGGACTCGAAGGAAAAAGACATTTGAATCTAGGGATAGGGGTTAATCCCGATAAGTTTGACGAAATGATTTTAGAAATTAAAAAAATCGGAAGACTAGAATCGATACAAGTAAATAAAACCGATAAGACAAACGAATACAGTGATTTGAATGCACAAAGGGAATCATTGGAAAAAACAAGAACTGCTCTCATCTCTTTCAAAGGTAAGGGAGGAAAAATTGATGAACTGATAAATTTGGAAAATAAAATTTTAGAAGTGGAAGAGTCAATTCAAAAGCTAGGAGTGAAGCTCGGAGAATTCGACACAGAAAATGAATTTTGCACCATTAAATTTTCGTTATCAGAATCAGGACAAGCAAAGAAATCTTGGCTCACAATTTTTCTGCATCGATTTAAGGTAGCACTCGAATGGACTATCAAGTATTATCTGCTACTAATGGTTTTATTCGTATTTGCCGCTATGGGTATATTTCTATTTATCCTCATCCTTGAAAAATTAAAAATATTTCCTGACTTGCTCAAGAAATACCTGGAATAA